A window of Infirmifilum lucidum contains these coding sequences:
- a CDS encoding MFS transporter, protein MSSSERSRAYKLVASFGIVSLLGDIVYEGSRGTIPTYMKHLGASAAVVGTVMGLGELMSYFSRLLGGFLADKTKSYWLLIFLGYGLIIAIPLISLSEILGPGWALAAALVILERLGKGLRTPSRDTIISFASKSIGSGKAFGLHELLDQVGATAGPLFFAGILALTSSYRQAFLYSIIPYALLMATLAYVRSTTALPVGVAERKESSGNGILNREAVAYIVAVFVNSMGLFPASLILYLASEALEFQALGAWLPPVLYAVIQLVDAIFALAFGLLYDRYKLWVLLFPFTLSTLIPLLALQRGIALVALSAVVFGLVLGSQESVYRAAVGDLTEPSVRATAYGLFSTAVGLGSLISGAIYGLMIDLGFPLWVSGVYVVATQAACTFLLLHVARRRRG, encoded by the coding sequence GTGTCCAGTAGCGAGAGGAGTAGAGCATACAAACTGGTGGCGTCCTTCGGGATAGTAAGCCTCCTCGGGGATATCGTGTACGAGGGCTCGAGGGGCACGATCCCGACGTACATGAAGCACCTTGGCGCCTCAGCTGCAGTCGTCGGCACTGTCATGGGCCTAGGAGAGCTGATGTCGTACTTCTCGAGGCTCCTCGGAGGCTTCCTCGCGGATAAGACAAAGAGTTACTGGCTACTCATTTTTCTCGGGTACGGGTTAATCATCGCAATACCGCTGATATCCCTCAGCGAGATATTGGGGCCGGGCTGGGCGCTAGCTGCAGCCCTAGTTATACTGGAGAGACTCGGGAAAGGCTTGAGGACACCTTCACGCGACACAATAATCTCCTTTGCATCCAAGAGTATTGGGAGCGGCAAGGCTTTCGGGCTACACGAGCTCCTAGATCAGGTTGGGGCCACGGCGGGCCCACTCTTCTTTGCAGGCATACTCGCCCTGACCTCCAGCTATAGGCAGGCATTCCTCTATTCAATAATCCCCTACGCCCTACTCATGGCGACACTCGCCTACGTGAGGTCGACTACAGCACTCCCCGTGGGGGTTGCAGAGAGGAAGGAAAGCAGTGGAAACGGCATCCTTAACAGGGAGGCAGTAGCCTACATAGTAGCAGTCTTCGTGAACTCGATGGGGCTGTTCCCGGCATCCCTCATACTATACCTCGCGTCCGAAGCGCTGGAGTTTCAGGCTCTAGGGGCGTGGCTCCCACCAGTGCTCTACGCCGTGATACAGCTCGTAGACGCGATTTTCGCCTTGGCGTTCGGCCTCCTATACGACAGATATAAACTCTGGGTGCTCCTATTCCCCTTCACGCTGTCCACGCTCATACCCCTCTTAGCCCTCCAGCGCGGCATCGCCCTCGTAGCCCTGTCGGCTGTGGTCTTCGGCCTGGTTCTCGGATCACAGGAGTCCGTGTACAGGGCGGCTGTAGGGGATCTGACAGAGCCCTCCGTGAGGGCTACAGCGTATGGCCTCTTCAGCACAGCTGTCGGGCTTGGCTCTTTAATCTCGGGTGCTATCTACGGGCTTATGATAGACCTTGGCTTTCCCCTGTGGGTCAGCGGGGTATACGTCGTGGCCACACAGGCCGCCTGCACGTTCCTCCTGCTCCACGTCGCGAGGAGGCGCCGAGGGTAA
- a CDS encoding phosphocholine cytidylyltransferase family protein: protein MKSGRITTAVIAAAGVASRLRPYSLETPKSLMELSRGLSIIEWNVSRLRNAGFRNILIVTREEYVELFKGKLAGHAVVTAVEGVREFGNLYTVYTALKHVKPPFLVVMSDHIFEEEILTRILSKESSKAFTICLDRKPPRPDLHEGLQVILEDGVIKRVGKGVGYAFGIDTGLIVFREGSLRYVEEAIRDKGVNAAIGDALDLAARDGEVDYVDVTGLVWKDIDTPEDLVEARSILPKILRRDAGRTKDIFSRLLIRPLSSVLASSLSLLREVPTCIAISVIALALYWFSLNLPRGGWLHVVLSVALAYSASLLVDLNEAIRTVTKATGISQLVWLTSTVIDTLLVATLASPAYLYTYMLVPLLALSNVERENGGIFVTLSSRYLRWLLTPLFLSSNINFASLDLHGLLVLFYYFQGVTALMVVLQDLFHTRPVTPRVQRSAEKPKPVIEVSHIVVKRHIERIVNNSLALLFAFLLMDAAKSVVGDLQVAEIYGRAVSIADFITLLELLFLLYYGYRILVSVKFFADVAVERVSKAMGVTQSTAMHILVSTFYVIVGWVLAVIVSPMVRSFPVYGSVFSTVLSLAGLGILAFFLYDLARQLQRVFSDIYTAISKRIMESLKGGE, encoded by the coding sequence ATGAAATCTGGACGCATAACTACTGCTGTAATAGCAGCTGCTGGCGTTGCAAGCAGGCTTCGCCCATACAGCCTTGAGACGCCGAAGAGCCTAATGGAACTGAGTAGAGGGTTGTCCATCATAGAGTGGAATGTATCGAGGCTAAGGAATGCCGGTTTTAGAAATATACTCATAGTGACGCGGGAGGAATATGTCGAGCTCTTTAAGGGTAAACTTGCCGGGCATGCTGTCGTGACAGCCGTAGAGGGAGTTCGCGAGTTCGGCAACCTGTACACTGTTTACACAGCATTGAAACACGTTAAGCCCCCATTCCTAGTTGTTATGTCAGATCACATCTTCGAGGAGGAGATTTTAACGCGGATACTAAGCAAGGAGAGCAGTAAGGCTTTCACAATATGCCTAGACAGGAAGCCTCCAAGACCCGACTTGCATGAGGGGTTACAGGTAATCCTTGAAGACGGCGTCATCAAGAGGGTTGGGAAGGGTGTAGGATATGCCTTCGGCATAGACACCGGTTTGATAGTCTTCAGGGAGGGGTCTCTGCGCTACGTCGAAGAGGCCATTAGGGATAAAGGTGTTAATGCGGCTATAGGCGATGCGCTAGATCTAGCTGCAAGAGATGGCGAAGTCGACTACGTGGATGTTACGGGTTTGGTGTGGAAGGATATCGACACGCCTGAAGATCTTGTCGAGGCCCGTTCAATATTGCCAAAGATTCTAAGGCGCGATGCGGGTAGAACAAAGGATATTTTCTCCCGGTTGCTCATCAGGCCACTATCCTCGGTTCTCGCATCTTCCCTCTCACTTCTCCGAGAAGTTCCGACGTGTATAGCCATTAGCGTCATAGCACTAGCACTCTACTGGTTTTCACTGAACCTTCCGAGAGGAGGCTGGCTACATGTTGTTCTAAGCGTTGCCCTGGCGTACTCTGCCTCGCTTCTGGTCGACCTAAACGAGGCTATACGGACGGTTACCAAGGCTACCGGGATCTCCCAGCTAGTTTGGCTCACAAGCACAGTTATAGACACACTGCTAGTCGCAACGCTAGCTAGTCCAGCCTATCTGTACACGTATATGCTCGTGCCCCTGTTGGCTCTTAGCAATGTCGAAAGAGAGAATGGCGGCATCTTCGTAACCCTCTCTTCAAGGTATCTCAGGTGGTTGCTAACGCCCCTGTTCTTGTCCTCTAATATTAACTTCGCTAGTTTGGATTTACACGGCCTGCTGGTATTGTTCTACTACTTCCAGGGTGTTACTGCCCTAATGGTTGTCCTCCAAGACCTCTTCCACACCCGACCCGTTACACCTAGGGTTCAGAGATCAGCGGAGAAGCCGAAACCCGTAATAGAAGTTTCGCATATTGTCGTGAAAAGGCATATCGAGAGAATTGTGAATAATAGCCTAGCCTTGCTCTTTGCCTTCTTACTCATGGACGCTGCTAAGAGTGTAGTAGGAGACTTGCAGGTAGCGGAGATCTACGGGCGTGCGGTCTCTATTGCAGACTTTATAACGCTCCTAGAGCTACTATTCCTGCTCTACTATGGTTACCGCATTCTCGTCTCTGTGAAGTTCTTCGCCGACGTAGCCGTTGAGCGAGTATCGAAGGCCATGGGGGTGACGCAAAGTACGGCAATGCATATACTCGTGAGCACATTCTACGTCATTGTGGGGTGGGTTTTAGCTGTAATTGTTTCGCCAATGGTAAGAAGCTTTCCAGTGTATGGATCAGTATTTTCCACGGTGCTATCTCTAGCTGGTTTAGGGATTTTAGCTTTCTTCCTCTACGACCTTGCACGGCAGTTGCAAAGAGTCTTCAGCGACATTTATACAGCTATCTCCAAGAGGATCATGGAGTCCTTGAAAGGTGGAGAGTGA
- a CDS encoding CDP-alcohol phosphatidyltransferase family protein, with the protein MKVILTTSELHDPCSSVSTRIFGVPLIVRVIREYNRAGFTPIIVSPCDDIKYTLERHNVSAHVGRWPHVADTDVLIARADVLIDAGALSNIAQSRGNTAYLVGEEVVALKLTGALVGELGEHSLHTAPSSLYRLIAEKRSVEPSTVTLFEKDAAIFGDGRSLERWLLRKAQKGVHFTSKLNAPVENLIVRLVGKFPWVTPNRVTLLVNVLAILPLIYFYYGHILIGSLLAYFIGILDGVDGKLARVRGVSTKLGLLEHSLDTLYELAWYASFTLGYYRLTWDTTALVLGFMLLTINSYLKHVYLQFELATGKPLKTLFRTFSRIDGRRNVYILYFIISSILGVPVLGILLSLVHATVTAIVYTVQSTRHLRLLD; encoded by the coding sequence ATGAAAGTCATTCTAACGACCAGCGAGCTCCACGATCCCTGCTCCTCCGTTAGTACAAGGATATTTGGTGTACCGCTCATAGTCAGGGTTATAAGGGAGTACAATAGGGCGGGCTTTACGCCTATTATCGTAAGTCCATGCGACGACATAAAATATACACTCGAGAGACATAACGTCTCGGCTCATGTAGGCAGATGGCCTCATGTGGCAGACACCGACGTCCTCATCGCACGGGCAGATGTTTTAATCGACGCCGGAGCTCTGAGCAATATTGCCCAGAGCAGAGGTAACACGGCCTACCTCGTTGGTGAAGAGGTTGTTGCCTTAAAACTTACAGGGGCACTTGTAGGAGAGCTGGGAGAACACTCCCTGCACACTGCTCCCAGCTCCCTGTACCGCCTGATCGCCGAGAAGCGAAGCGTGGAACCGTCAACAGTCACTCTTTTTGAAAAAGATGCAGCTATCTTCGGGGATGGTAGATCTCTGGAGAGATGGCTTCTACGGAAAGCCCAGAAAGGCGTACACTTCACGTCGAAGCTTAACGCTCCCGTAGAGAACTTGATCGTGCGGCTTGTCGGCAAGTTTCCCTGGGTCACTCCTAATAGAGTGACTCTACTAGTTAACGTGCTTGCTATCCTGCCACTCATCTACTTCTACTACGGCCACATCCTCATTGGGAGCCTCCTCGCGTACTTCATCGGCATACTTGACGGCGTTGACGGGAAGCTAGCCAGAGTTAGGGGAGTGTCTACCAAGCTAGGCTTGCTTGAGCACAGTCTAGATACTCTCTACGAGCTCGCGTGGTACGCCTCGTTTACTCTGGGCTACTACAGGCTTACCTGGGACACGACAGCGCTAGTGCTCGGGTTCATGCTACTCACCATAAACAGCTACCTGAAGCACGTGTACCTGCAGTTCGAGCTAGCTACGGGCAAACCTCTTAAGACACTATTCAGGACATTTTCGAGGATAGATGGCAGGAGGAACGTCTACATTCTCTATTTCATTATTTCATCCATTCTAGGTGTACCCGTCCTGGGAATCCTCCTCTCACTGGTACACGCGACAGTCACAGCAATCGTGTACACTGTCCAGTCCACCAGGCACTTAAGGCTACTAGACTGA
- a CDS encoding PIG-L deacetylase family protein codes for MRPEESAASTLRKRVVEAGLEQALRETVTKLFPEISEPFEGVSKVLCVQPHPDDCDLGAGGTLADLAGRGVEVVYLTMTDGSRGTTDPAMEQERLAEIRRREQEEAGRVIGVSRILWLGYPDTLLPYTPEVRERVLRVIREEKPDVVFAPDPWLMYEAHPDHRVTGLVASEAVMFSPLPLIAREVHPHVVAVVAYYYTARPNYFHDVSGTFNRKLEALSRHKSQFESVWPIVVEQLKVLAAAYGAVKGVEFAEAFRVLPFSLIHAVPLSEIV; via the coding sequence GTGAGACCAGAGGAAAGCGCTGCTTCTACTCTCAGAAAGCGCGTCGTCGAGGCAGGACTGGAGCAGGCTCTGAGGGAGACCGTAACCAAGCTATTCCCCGAGATCAGTGAACCCTTCGAGGGGGTGAGTAAAGTCCTGTGCGTCCAGCCCCACCCTGATGACTGCGATTTGGGCGCTGGAGGGACGCTCGCAGACCTCGCAGGCAGGGGTGTTGAGGTCGTATACCTAACGATGACTGATGGCTCTAGGGGCACTACTGACCCGGCGATGGAACAGGAGAGGCTAGCCGAGATCAGGCGCAGAGAGCAGGAGGAGGCTGGCAGGGTCATAGGGGTCTCCAGGATTCTCTGGCTGGGCTACCCCGACACGCTCCTGCCCTACACTCCTGAAGTCCGAGAAAGGGTTTTAAGGGTGATACGCGAGGAGAAACCCGACGTCGTGTTTGCCCCAGACCCCTGGCTCATGTACGAGGCACACCCCGACCACAGAGTCACAGGGTTAGTAGCCTCGGAGGCTGTGATGTTCTCCCCCCTCCCCCTGATTGCCCGGGAAGTACACCCCCACGTCGTCGCGGTGGTAGCCTACTACTACACGGCTAGGCCGAACTACTTCCACGACGTCTCAGGCACTTTCAACAGGAAGCTAGAAGCTCTCTCCAGGCATAAGAGCCAGTTCGAGTCAGTGTGGCCGATCGTTGTCGAGCAGTTAAAGGTTCTCGCTGCAGCATACGGGGCTGTCAAGGGAGTAGAGTTTGCGGAGGCGTTCCGCGTCCTGCCGTTCTCGCTGATACACGCGGTGCCGCTATCGGAGATAGTATAA
- a CDS encoding DUF2283 domain-containing protein has translation MLKSFYDSFSNTLKIIVSEGKEPSRSLKAGEDIIVHVDEKGEVIAVEFKKPKEVLSALLKSYLEATT, from the coding sequence ATGCTCAAGAGCTTTTACGACAGCTTTTCTAACACCCTGAAGATCATAGTCTCAGAGGGGAAAGAGCCGTCGAGGTCGCTTAAGGCCGGCGAGGACATCATAGTACACGTAGACGAGAAGGGAGAAGTCATAGCTGTTGAGTTCAAAAAACCCAAGGAAGTCCTATCAGCGCTCTTGAAGAGCTACCTAGAGGCCACCACGTAG
- a CDS encoding saccharopine dehydrogenase family protein, with protein sequence MRVAVLGCGAVGSIVARLALKTQVASDVLCLDRNTERAKSFLDLEDGRGIPVEEADAIQVDLLAGKLKGFDVVVNSLPTFMRVGEREILLNPLVMEAALKAGTTYVDMACYGGRRRRAEQLALARRFVAEGVLAVINSGASPGLTNILAREAYEDFDRAYSVKIMSLEDQRGSSFVISWSKEEMLNVATPALAYRNGKYVVSEPFAEAALCDFPEPLGMVRCYSVSNDESYTIPAFLRIRDFSYYAGGSDIETLRALYRLGVLEDRKVNVRGRTVPLRSILYQILRGPSGPREVYRAVEEGYLEDAYFAVKVVVEGEVGGSKAVSTRSVVFPSQRRVNELLPGATYITYPTALAVVALIKSLRGRKLSGVYPPEALPGVIRRSVLGELEGHRIFVNEEFRVLA encoded by the coding sequence ATGAGGGTTGCTGTCCTCGGTTGCGGGGCTGTAGGCTCTATAGTTGCCAGGCTGGCGCTGAAAACGCAGGTAGCTAGCGATGTCCTGTGCCTCGACAGGAACACTGAGAGGGCGAAGAGCTTCCTAGACCTAGAGGATGGTCGCGGCATTCCCGTCGAGGAGGCCGACGCTATCCAGGTCGACCTGCTTGCAGGTAAGCTCAAGGGCTTCGACGTTGTTGTAAACTCTCTACCTACATTCATGAGAGTCGGCGAGAGGGAGATCCTACTTAACCCCCTTGTTATGGAGGCCGCTCTGAAGGCGGGGACAACGTACGTCGACATGGCGTGCTACGGTGGCAGGCGTAGGAGGGCTGAACAGCTCGCACTCGCCAGGAGGTTTGTGGCTGAGGGTGTTCTAGCTGTCATAAATTCGGGCGCTTCTCCTGGCTTGACGAACATACTGGCGCGGGAGGCCTATGAGGACTTCGACAGGGCGTATTCCGTAAAGATAATGTCGTTGGAGGATCAGAGGGGCTCGTCCTTCGTGATATCGTGGTCTAAGGAGGAAATGCTCAACGTCGCGACGCCTGCTCTAGCCTACAGGAACGGCAAGTACGTCGTCTCCGAGCCGTTTGCAGAGGCGGCACTCTGCGACTTCCCGGAGCCTCTGGGCATGGTGAGGTGCTACTCTGTCTCGAACGATGAGAGCTACACTATCCCGGCTTTCCTGCGGATCCGGGACTTCTCGTACTACGCCGGGGGGAGCGACATCGAGACACTTAGAGCTCTCTACCGCTTAGGCGTCCTGGAGGACAGGAAAGTAAATGTCAGGGGGAGAACAGTGCCGCTGAGAAGCATCCTGTACCAGATTCTGAGGGGGCCCAGTGGGCCCCGGGAGGTTTACCGGGCTGTGGAGGAGGGGTACCTCGAGGACGCCTACTTCGCGGTAAAGGTCGTTGTCGAGGGGGAGGTGGGCGGATCAAAGGCAGTCTCGACCAGGAGTGTAGTGTTCCCGAGCCAGAGGAGGGTAAACGAGTTGTTGCCCGGTGCAACCTACATAACGTACCCTACTGCTCTGGCCGTTGTAGCCCTGATTAAAAGCCTGAGGGGGCGCAAGCTTTCGGGAGTTTATCCCCCCGAAGCCCTGCCGGGAGTCATTAGGAGGAGTGTACTAGGAGAACTCGAGGGCCACAGAATTTTCGTGAACGAGGAGTTTAGGGTTCTCGCATAG
- the sufC gene encoding Fe-S cluster assembly ATPase SufC: MDGLVVENLHVSVDGKEIVRGVSFTAPKGVITVIMGPNGSGKSTLLLALMGHPRYTVTGGRVLLDGEDLLALKPHERAQKGLFLAFQSPPELPGVKVYSFLDEAAKRLGLSVDRPIESILEGVGLPRGYADRSVHVGFSGGEKKRFEVAQALFFEPKVVMLDEPDSGLDIDGLRMLSEKLRELVAKGRAVLLVSHNPKTIEYVKPDKVLALVSGRIVAEGGLDLVERIESEGFPVVSE, encoded by the coding sequence ATGGATGGCTTAGTCGTAGAGAACCTTCATGTGTCTGTAGATGGCAAGGAGATAGTCCGCGGAGTGAGCTTTACAGCTCCTAAAGGCGTAATCACGGTTATCATGGGCCCCAATGGCAGCGGTAAGAGCACATTGCTCCTTGCGCTAATGGGGCACCCAAGGTACACTGTAACGGGAGGCCGTGTCCTCCTCGACGGCGAGGACTTGCTGGCACTCAAGCCCCACGAGAGAGCCCAGAAAGGCCTCTTCCTAGCCTTTCAGTCACCCCCAGAGTTGCCTGGAGTTAAAGTATACAGCTTCCTTGATGAGGCAGCCAAGAGGCTTGGGCTTTCTGTCGACAGGCCTATCGAGAGCATACTCGAGGGAGTAGGGCTTCCTAGGGGCTATGCTGACCGCAGCGTCCACGTCGGTTTCTCCGGCGGCGAGAAGAAGAGGTTTGAAGTAGCGCAGGCCCTGTTTTTCGAGCCTAAAGTCGTCATGCTCGACGAGCCGGACTCCGGGCTAGACATAGACGGCTTGAGGATGTTGTCTGAAAAGCTCAGGGAGCTTGTAGCCAAAGGTAGAGCCGTCTTGCTGGTGAGCCACAACCCTAAGACAATCGAGTACGTTAAGCCCGACAAGGTGCTCGCACTGGTCTCTGGGAGGATAGTGGCAGAGGG